One window of Drosophila nasuta strain 15112-1781.00 unplaced genomic scaffold, ASM2355853v1 ctg78_pilon, whole genome shotgun sequence genomic DNA carries:
- the LOC132798059 gene encoding uncharacterized protein LOC132798059 isoform X1, with translation MLTQQDQSEIDLLTAGWSALISRKSGEIDANKTKVTQLELEIRHLNRTKEDMQVKLMKKEEECILKDQRLSLAEEKIEYYEKKLNTTKRSPRELGNHQTQNMLQHHRNNIHALSILFPESNQTINTERMKIN, from the exons ATGTTGACTCAG CAAGATCAGAGCGAAATTGACCTATTGACGGCTGGATGGTCAGCACTAATATCCCGAAAGAGTGGTGAAATAGATGCAAATAAAACGAAAGTGACCCAGCTTGAGCTGGAAATCAGGCATCTAAATAGAACTAAAGAGGACATGCAAGTCAAGCTG ATGAAGAAAGAAGAGGAATGTATCTTGAAAGATCAAAGACTTTCCCTAGCTGAGGAAAAGATAGAATATTATGAGAAGAAGCTAAATACGACGAAGAGAAGTCCTAGAGAG CTTGGCAACCACCAAACCCAAAACATGCTACAACATCATCGCAACAACATCCACGCACTTTCGATACTCTTTCCGGAAAGTaatcaaacaataaatacagaaagaatgaaaataaactaa
- the LOC132798059 gene encoding uncharacterized protein LOC132798059 isoform X2 — MLTQQDQSEIDLLTAGWSALISRKSGEIDANKTKVTQLELEIRHLNRTKEDMQVKLMKKEEECILKDQRLSLAEEKIEYYEKKLNTTKRSPREGIISLECPFQNPRREHSASNRG; from the exons ATGTTGACTCAG CAAGATCAGAGCGAAATTGACCTATTGACGGCTGGATGGTCAGCACTAATATCCCGAAAGAGTGGTGAAATAGATGCAAATAAAACGAAAGTGACCCAGCTTGAGCTGGAAATCAGGCATCTAAATAGAACTAAAGAGGACATGCAAGTCAAGCTG ATGAAGAAAGAAGAGGAATGTATCTTGAAAGATCAAAGACTTTCCCTAGCTGAGGAAAAGATAGAATATTATGAGAAGAAGCTAAATACGACGAAGAGAAGTCCTAGAGAG gGAATAATATCGTTGGAGTGTCCATTTCAAAACCCCCGACGAGAACACTCAGCAAGCAACAGGGGATGA
- the LOC132798058 gene encoding LOW QUALITY PROTEIN: NCK-interacting protein with SH3 domain-like (The sequence of the model RefSeq protein was modified relative to this genomic sequence to represent the inferred CDS: inserted 2 bases in 1 codon): protein PGADDKSDEASDEDDDVDVDVDDDGCNGCTNPAINSADNSQALDDSIESPSPPHHLAAAAAAGTAGASSSSNGRGQLKVESSDVYQIVDELRRNTNLSFDLSCKALRVVLTSLEELYNGAINPYLEPVAVHVTGKVPTPKELLGITHDAKRLQYLFNQLADCKNDTEQRNWMLYEDDEDIIQFLEELVEILNNADENISCYEMSRDQYQMFINLVQYYQMERRWSIKRLLLQTFTAACHLDHIIVDILLTSLLPLDIVKDMKAHFADLDLFKQLVKMLTIIFSLGQLMPVNHQDYLGVHFASFLLEIVEGNNREVLVDMVIALILAFNQQFSEHAVNVIIEAMQNRLTAKVFTXKLLLLLNREDDPTRLLKHHNEHMNTVLRMFIDIFSNPDTAGMFYSNHINDLIDIVVRQLSDLDAGNVLSNNICII from the exons CCAGGGGCGGATGATAAATCGGATGAGGCGAgcgatgaggatgatgatgtcgatgtcgatgtcgatgatgATGGCTGCAATGGCTGCACAAATCCGGCCATCAATAGTGCCGACAACAGTCAAGCGCTGGACGACAGCATTGAGAGTCCATCGCCACCGCATCATctcgcagctgctgcagcagcaggaacagcGGGAGCGTCATCATCGAGCAATGGCCGAGGACAGCTGAAGGTGGAGTCATCGGATGTCTATCAAATTGTCGATGAGCTGCGTCGGAATACGAATCTCAGTTTCGATTTGTCGTGCAAGGCATTGCGTGTTGTGTTGACCAGCCTGGAGGAGTTGTACAATGGCGCCATCAATCCGTATCTGGAGCCAGTTGCTGTCCATGTTACCGGCAAAGTGCCGACGCCCAAGGAGCTGCTGGGCATCACACACGATGCGAAGCGTTTGCAGTATTTGTTTAACCAGTTGGCCGATTGCAAGAACGATACGGAGCAGCGCAATTGGATGCTCTACGAAGATGATGAGGATATTATACAGTTTCTTGAGGAACTTGTCGAAATACTG AACAATGCGGATGAGAACATCAGTTGCTATGAGATGTCGCGCGATCAGTATCAGATGTTCATCAATCTGGTGCAGTACTATCAGATGGAGAGACGCTGGTCCATCAAACGCCTCCTGCTTCAGACCTTCACAGCTGCCTGTCATCTTGATCACATTATCGTCGACATTCTGCTAACTTCACTGCTGCCACTCGATATT GTCAAAGACATGAAGGCACACTTTGCCGATCTGGATCTGTTTAAGCAGCTGGTCAAGATGCTAACCATAATATTCTCGTTGGGCCAGCTGATGCCTGTGAATCATCAAG ATTATTTGGGCGTGCACTTTGCCAGCTTTTTGCTTGAAATAGTCGAGGGCAACAACCGGGAGGTGCTGGTGGATATGGTGATCGCTCTGATACTGGCATTCAATCAGCAGTTTAGCGAGCATGCGGTGAATGTGATCATCGAAGCCATGCAGAATCGGCTCACAGCCAAAGTGTTCAC GaagctcttgttgctgctcaaTCGAGAAG ATGATCCAACGCGACTGCTGAAGCATCACAATGAGCACATGAACACGGTGCTGCGCATGTTTATTGACATCTTCAGTAATCCGGATACGGCTGGCATGTTTTATTCAAACCATATCAATGACCTCATCGATATTGTGGTGCGTCAACTTTCCGATCTGGATGCGGGCAATGTGTtaagtaataatatatgtattatataa
- the LOC132798057 gene encoding NCK-interacting protein with SH3 domain-like, whose product MVIALILAFNQQFSEHAVNVIIEAMQNRPTAKVFTEKLLLLLNREDDPTRLLKHHNEHMNTVLRMFIDIFSHPDTAGMFYTNHINDLIDIVVRQLSDLDAGNVLITSVLFGAVSSHFAQHKLSGPSASQARSHEDLYAHLLRGDRMQCIRSAVSARNRQRISPIV is encoded by the exons ATGGTGATCGCTCTGATACTGGCATTCAATCAGCAGTTTAGCGAGCATGCGGTGAATGTGATCATCGAAGCCATGCAGAATCGGCCCACAGCCAAAGTGTTCACCGAGaagctcttgttgctgctcaaTCGAGAAG ATGATCCAACGCGACTGCTGAAGCATCACAATGAGCACATGAACACGGTGCTGCGCATGTTTATTGACATCTTCAGTCATCCGGATACGGCTGGCATGTTTTATACAAACCATATCAATGACCTCATCGATATTGTGGTGCGTCAACTTTCCGATCTGGATGCGGGCAATGTGTtaa TTACGTCCGTGCTATTTGGAGCTGTGTCGTCGCATTTTGCGCAACACAAACTATCAGGACCATCAGCATCGCAAGCACGATCTCATGAAGATCTTTATGCGCATCTTTTGCGAGGAGACCGAATGCAGTGCATCCGATCAGCAGTTAGTGCGCGAAATCGCCAACGAATTTCCCCAATTGTTTAA